A window of Echeneis naucrates chromosome 13, fEcheNa1.1, whole genome shotgun sequence contains these coding sequences:
- the chrd gene encoding chordin — MLLPRALRSLLCVLSCAWLRAGAASRLKSPALPIQSEREPLPFKGLSGCPFGGRFYSLEDTWHPDLGEPFGVMHCVQCHCEPQKSRRGKVFGKVNCKNIKQDCPNPNCDNPILLPGHCCKTCPKGDDDKRQTDSVLESFEYFHDKVKEKEGDLHKSYNDRSYLSSEDLGPGESRTDFVAVLTGGPDSSGVARARFSLTRTSLAFSITYQRMGRPGKIAFLDLDGTTAFEYRIPREQSDMICGVWKNLAKPLMRQLQSEQMRIRMTASMSRREEVEGKIIKHRALFAETFSSTLTSEEDNTGTGGIAMLTLSDTENNLHFILILQGLIRHDDKEPLTVPIRVQLVYRQHILREIRANVTSHDPDFAEVLTDLNSRELFWLSRGQLEITVATEDQDPRQISGFITGRKSCDTIQSVMSSGDALTPGKTGGVGSAVFNLHDNGTLDYQVQVAGLTSDVVGLTIELKPRRRNKRSVLYDLTPEYNKATGRAAGSWSRLEARHIHMLLQSELFINVATAHSQEGELRGQIKALLYSGLEAPRHELPTPLAGHFVSPPVRTGASGHAWVSVDKQCHLHYEIVVAGLSRTDDLTVNAHLHGLAEIGEIDDSTATHKRLLTGFYGSQAQGVLKDISVELLRHLDQGTAFIQVSTKLNPRGEIRGRVHVPNSCESGTRGDVDEAEFDDLFVKDPEELKNDPHTCFFENHHHAHGSRWTPSYDKCFSCSCQKRTVICDPVICPVLTCSRTIQPEGKCCPICEERKEPKDMKAPERVDEHPEGCYFEGDQRMHAPGTTWHPFVPPFGYIKCAVCTCKGSTGEVHCEKVTCPALTCSHPVRRNPSDCCKECPEEERTPPGLEHGDMMQADGPRHCKFGKNYYQNSDNWHPWVPLVGEMKCINCWCDHGVTKCQRKQCAILTCSNITRREGSCCPECVDSKEEDDLAMKVPDKKRTWRH; from the exons ATGCTGCTTCCTCGCGCGCTCCGCTCCTTGTTGTGCGTCCTGAGCTGCGCGTGGCTGCGCGCCGGGGCGGCCTCGCGGCTGAAGTCTCCCGCCCTGCCCATCCAGTCGGAGAGAGAACCGCTTCCCTTCAAAGGCCTGTCAG gatgCCCGTTTGGAGGTCGATTTTATTCCCTGGAGGACACATGGCACCCCGACCTGGGGGAGCCCTTTGGTGTCATGCACTGTGTCCAGTGTCACTGCGAGCCG CAAAAGAGTCGTCGTGGGAAAGTGTTCGGGAAGGTCAACTGTAAAAACATCAAGCAGGACTGCCCCAACCCGAACTGCGACAACCCCATCCTGCTGCCGGGTCACTGCTGCAAAACCTGCCCCAAAG GTGATGATGACAAGAGGCAGACCGACTCCGTGCTGGAGAGCTTCGAGTATTTCCACGACAAGGTCAAAGAGAAGGAGGGCGACCTGCACAAATCCTACAACGACAGATCTTACCTGAGCTCCGAGGACTTGGGCCCCGGGGAGAGTCGAACCG ATTTTGTGGCCGTGTTGACAGGAGGGCCAGACTCCAGTGGCGTCGCCAGAGCTCGCTTCTCTCTGACCAGAACCAGCCTGGCCTTCTCCATCACATACcagag AATGGGCCGTCCTGGTAAGATAGCCTTCCTTGATTTGGATGGGACCACTGCGTTTGAATACAGGATCCCCAGGGAACAGTCAGATATG ATCTGTGGCGTGTGGAAGAACCTGGCCAAGCCGCTAATGCGACAGCTGCAGTCTGAGCAGATGCGCATCCGCATGACCGCATCTATGAGCCGGcgtgaggaggtggaggggaagATCATCAAACACAGAGCTCTGTTCGCTG AGACGTTCAGCTCGACTCTGACGTCCGAGGAGGACAATACAGGCACGGGAGGCATCGCCATGTTGACCCTGAGTGACACAGAGAACAACCTTCacttcatcctcatcctgcaaGGCCTCATCAGACACGACGACAAAG agcCTCTTACGGTGCCCATCCGAGTCCAGCTGGTCTACCGACAACACATCCTGAGGGAGATCCGAGCCAACGTCACCTCTCAT GATCCAGACTTTGCTGAGGTGCTGACAGACCTGAACAGCCGCGAACTGTTCTGGCTCTCCCGCGGTCAGCTGGAGATCACCGTAGCGACCGAGGATCAAGATCCCCGACAGATCTCAGGCTTTATCACCGGCAGGAAGTCCTGTGACA CTATCCAGAGTGTGATGTCCAGTGGTGATGCACTGACCCCGGGGAAGACTGGAGGCGTGGGATCTGCCGTCTTCAACCTCCACGATAACGGCACACTGGACTACCAG GTTCAGGTTGCAGGTCTCACCAGCGACGTGGTCGGCCTCACCATTGAGCTGAAGCCGAGGAGGCGTAACAAGCGCTCGGTGCTGTACGACCTGACACCAGAGTACAACAAGGCAACGGGCCGGGCGGCGGGCAGCTGGAGCCGCCTGGAGGCGCGACACATCcacatgctgctgcagagcgAGCTGTTCATCAACGTGGCCACGGCGCACAGCCAGGAGGGGGAACTGAGGGGGCAGATCAAGGCGCTGCTCTACAGCGGCCTGGAGGCGCCCAGACACG aGCTTCCCACCCCTCTCGCAGGACACTTTGTGTCACCGCCTGTCAGGACTGGTGCTTCCGGCCACGCCTGGGTGTCGGTGGACAAGCAGTGTCACCTGCACTACGAGATCGTCGTCGCCGGCCTCAGCAGGACGGACGACCTCACGGTGAACGCCCACCTCCATGGCCTGGCTGAGATCGGCGAGATCGACGACAGCACCGCCACGCACAAGAGGCTGCTGACCGGCTTCTATGGATCGCAG GCTCAGGGAGTCTTAAAGGACATCAGTGTTGAATTACTGCGACACCTGGACCAGGGAACGGCCTTCATTCAAGTCAGCACCAAGCTCAACCCCCGAGGAGAAATACGAGGACGG GTCCACGTGCCAAACAGCTGTGAGTCCGGGACCAGAGGGGACGTAGACGAGGCCGAGTTTGATGACCTTTTTGTGAAAGACCCGGAGGAGCTGAAGAACGACCCTCATACCTGCTTCTTCGAGAACCACCACCACGCTCACGGCTCCCGCTGGACGCCCAGTTACGACAAGtgcttctcctgcagctgcCAG AAGCGGACGGTGATCTGCGATCCGGTCATCTGCCCGGTGTTGACCTGCTCCAGGACCATCCAGCCTGAGGGCAAGTGCTGCCCCATCTGTGAAG agaggaaggagccCAAAGACATGAAAGCTCCAGAGAGAGTGGATGAACATCCTGAAG gtTGTTACTTTGAAGGAGACCAGAGGATGCATGCCCCGGGAACCACATGGCATCCGTTTGTACCTCCCTTTGGCTACATTAAATGTGCTGTCTGCACTTGCAAG GGATCTACGGGGGAGGTGCACTGCGAGAAGGTAACGTGTCCAGCGTTGACCTGCAGCCATCCGGTGAGACGCAACCCCTCCGACTGCTGTAAAGAGTGTccggaggaggagaggacgcCGCCTGGCCTGGAGCACGGCGACATGATGCAGGCCGACGGCCCCAGGCACTGCAAGTTCGGGAAGAACTACTACCAGAACAGCGACAACTGGCACCCCTGGGTGCCGCTGGTGGGGGAGATGAAGTGCATCAACTGCTGGTGTGAC CACGGCGTGACCAAATGTCAGAGGAAGCAATGTGCCATACTGACCTGCTCCAACATCACCCGCAGGGAGGGCTCCTGCTGCCCTGAGTGTGTTG actccaaAGAGGAAGACGACCTGGCGATGAAGGTTCCAGACAAAAAACGGACCTGGAGACACTGA
- the LOC115052912 gene encoding uncharacterized protein LOC115052912, whose translation MGETERADDEKRDIFCCPACGRKYDVALMLPCSHPMCGQCITAGEGTSSGQALLHGLSVCSVLCPCCRLPVELPCWTWSAAASCLPEHPTLSPPRMSSESGALPLDVQAKNKGRRRCRDATEERAQICSCDSTAAGSPTTPEDGVVDLREDEMAQSVFGLCFTLDPSSVPPSLHLSNTSLTVTYRGPSPDNEVRQTKMTSDPAALPQVCADVIIARGQYYWEVDVYNSSVYRIGVISLDGRGAWWLERQGASFCVVYDGSWEPLCTVPPQIKSLGVFLNMGGGTLSFHNPLTQEHLATLPTRFGTAGVLPALGLGQGQLRLRCRLPPPPHVFLSKDSAYRGPRGAAGGRWRREVPFQSVRKVIQKFEELAVSDSDSGLVSSFGSSCSTLLSLPDLGIPGTFPSGHAGQETKKDF comes from the exons ATGGGAGAGACTGAAAGGGCGGACGATGAGAAAAGAGACATATTTTGCTGTCCAGCTTGTGGCAGAAAGTATGATGTGGCCCTGATGCTGCCTTGTTCTCACCCCATGTGTGGTCAGTGCATCACAGCTGGAGAGGGAACGAGCTCGGGTCAGGCTCTCCTCCACGGGCTCTCCGTCTGTTCGGTGCTGTGTCCCTGCTGTCGACTTCCCGTGGAGCTGCCCTGCTGGACCTGGtcagctgcagcttcctgtctgCCAGAGCATCCTACGCTGAGTCCTCCGCGCATGAGCAGTGAAAGTGGAGCTCTCCCCCTGGATGTGCAGGCGAAAAACAAG GGACGTAGACGCTGCAGGGACGCGACGGAAGAAAGAGCACAGATCTGTTCATGTG ACTCCACTGCTGCCGGTTCTCCAACAACACCAGAGGATGGCGTCGTAGACCTGCGAGAGGATGAGATGGCGCAGTCCGTCTTTG GATTGTGTTTCACTCTGGATCCTTCCAGtgtccctccatccctccatctttccAACACCTCCCTCACCGTCACCTACAGAGGCCCCTCTCCAGACAACGAGGTCAGGCAGACAaagatgacctctgaccccgcGGCCCTCCCACAGGTCTGCGCTGATGTCATCATTGCACGGGGACAGTATTACTGGGAGGTTGACGTGTACAACAGCTCCGTGTACAGGATTG gtgtgATCTCATTGGACGGTCGTGGTGCGTGGTGGCTGGAAAGGCAGGGTGCGTCTTTTTGCGTGGTGTATGATGGGAGCTGGGAGCCGCTCTGCACAGTCCCACCGCAGATCAAGAGCCTTGGGGTCTTCCTCAACATGGGAGGGGGCACCCTGAGCTTCCACAACCCCCTGACCCAGGAGCACTTAGCCACGCTGCCGACCCGCTTCGGCACCGCTGGAGTGCTCCCTGCTCTGGGCCTGGGCCAAGGCCAGCTGAGGCTGCGCTGccgccttcctcctcctccccacgtCTTCCTCAGTAAGGATTCGGCCTACAGGGGGCCTCGCGGGGCCGCTGGGGGCCGGTGGCGCAGGGAGGTCCCCTTCCAGTCCGTCAGGAAAGTGATCCAGAAGTTTGAGGAGCTGGCTGTTTCGGACTCAGACTCCGGCTTGGTGTCCAGTTTTGGATCATCCTGCTCCACCTTACTTTCCCTTCCAGATCTGGGGATCCCTGGGACGTTTCCCTCGGGGCACGCGGGACAGGAAACCAAAAAAGACTTCTGA
- the thpo gene encoding thrombopoietin isoform X2, which produces MACSRLMLLLIGVISSHLPEVHSRPVDFWCRTQARGNMQQMIEDLRKAAARCDSLPSPVQLPSVKMNVALWGRKTTQHKRAELVGTIRAFQDGVQEARVNVTSQCQTSVLEKLEHRIRNDLLILNSSHIQTDTVTSPPARADFSSQTNKLSEVLKQYELLLKGKLNHFAIDVHDIICREDRTTNVTER; this is translated from the exons ATGGCTTGTAGCA GgctcatgctgctgctgataggTGTGATTTCTTCCCATCTGCCTGAGGTGCACAGCAGACCTGTTGACTTTTGGTGTAGAACTCAAGCCAGGGGAAACATGCAGCAGATGATCGAGGATCTGAGAAAGGCTGCG GCTCGCTGTGACTCGCTGCCATCTCCGGTCCAGCTGCCATCTGTTAAAATGAATGTGGCATTGTGGGGAAGGAAAACT ACACAGCACAAGCGTGCAGAGTTGGTGGGGACCATCCGGGCTTTTCAAGACGGAGTGCAAGAGGCGAGGGTGAATGTCACATCACAATGCCAGACCTCAGTGTTGGAAAAACTGGAGCACCGCATTCGAAATGATCTTTTAATTCTCAACAGTAGTCACATACAG ACTGACACAGTGACGTCTCCTCCAGCAAGAGCAGACTTTTCCTCTCAAACCAACAAACTGAGCGAAGTGCTGAAGCAGTATGAACTGCTACTGAAGGGAAAACTGAATCACTTTGCTATTGATGTGCATGACATTATCTGCAGAGAAGACAGGACAACCAATGTCACAGAGCGCTGA
- the thpo gene encoding thrombopoietin isoform X1, protein MGYSMRKLMPGGSSVSAERCLMAACQSSHLCAPPGLMLLLIGVISSHLPEVHSRPVDFWCRTQARGNMQQMIEDLRKAAARCDSLPSPVQLPSVKMNVALWGRKTTQHKRAELVGTIRAFQDGVQEARVNVTSQCQTSVLEKLEHRIRNDLLILNSSHIQTDTVTSPPARADFSSQTNKLSEVLKQYELLLKGKLNHFAIDVHDIICREDRTTNVTER, encoded by the exons ATGGGATACAGTATGAGGAAACTAATGCCAGGCGGTAGTAGCGTCTCAGCTGAAAGGTGTCTAATGGCAGCTTGTCAGTCATCTCATCTGTGTGCTCCCCCAGGgctcatgctgctgctgataggTGTGATTTCTTCCCATCTGCCTGAGGTGCACAGCAGACCTGTTGACTTTTGGTGTAGAACTCAAGCCAGGGGAAACATGCAGCAGATGATCGAGGATCTGAGAAAGGCTGCG GCTCGCTGTGACTCGCTGCCATCTCCGGTCCAGCTGCCATCTGTTAAAATGAATGTGGCATTGTGGGGAAGGAAAACT ACACAGCACAAGCGTGCAGAGTTGGTGGGGACCATCCGGGCTTTTCAAGACGGAGTGCAAGAGGCGAGGGTGAATGTCACATCACAATGCCAGACCTCAGTGTTGGAAAAACTGGAGCACCGCATTCGAAATGATCTTTTAATTCTCAACAGTAGTCACATACAG ACTGACACAGTGACGTCTCCTCCAGCAAGAGCAGACTTTTCCTCTCAAACCAACAAACTGAGCGAAGTGCTGAAGCAGTATGAACTGCTACTGAAGGGAAAACTGAATCACTTTGCTATTGATGTGCATGACATTATCTGCAGAGAAGACAGGACAACCAATGTCACAGAGCGCTGA
- the thpo gene encoding thrombopoietin isoform X3 produces the protein MLLLIGVISSHLPEVHSRPVDFWCRTQARGNMQQMIEDLRKAAARCDSLPSPVQLPSVKMNVALWGRKTTQHKRAELVGTIRAFQDGVQEARVNVTSQCQTSVLEKLEHRIRNDLLILNSSHIQTDTVTSPPARADFSSQTNKLSEVLKQYELLLKGKLNHFAIDVHDIICREDRTTNVTER, from the exons atgctgctgctgataggTGTGATTTCTTCCCATCTGCCTGAGGTGCACAGCAGACCTGTTGACTTTTGGTGTAGAACTCAAGCCAGGGGAAACATGCAGCAGATGATCGAGGATCTGAGAAAGGCTGCG GCTCGCTGTGACTCGCTGCCATCTCCGGTCCAGCTGCCATCTGTTAAAATGAATGTGGCATTGTGGGGAAGGAAAACT ACACAGCACAAGCGTGCAGAGTTGGTGGGGACCATCCGGGCTTTTCAAGACGGAGTGCAAGAGGCGAGGGTGAATGTCACATCACAATGCCAGACCTCAGTGTTGGAAAAACTGGAGCACCGCATTCGAAATGATCTTTTAATTCTCAACAGTAGTCACATACAG ACTGACACAGTGACGTCTCCTCCAGCAAGAGCAGACTTTTCCTCTCAAACCAACAAACTGAGCGAAGTGCTGAAGCAGTATGAACTGCTACTGAAGGGAAAACTGAATCACTTTGCTATTGATGTGCATGACATTATCTGCAGAGAAGACAGGACAACCAATGTCACAGAGCGCTGA